From one Chiloscyllium plagiosum isolate BGI_BamShark_2017 unplaced genomic scaffold, ASM401019v2 scaf_2994, whole genome shotgun sequence genomic stretch:
- the LOC122548128 gene encoding histone H2A type 1-like: AKSRSSRAGLQFPVGRVHRLLRKGNYAERVGARTPVYLAAVLEHLTAENLQLAVRNDEELNKLLGGVTIAQGGVLPNIQAVLLPKKSAAAGSTKK, from the coding sequence GCGAAGTCTCGGTCGTCCCGGGCTGGCCTGCAGTTCCCGGTGGGCCGTGTTCACAGGCTCCTGAGAAAGGGTAACTATGCTGAGCGTGTGGGTGCCAGAACGCCGGTCTATCTGGCTGCGGTGCTGGAGCATCTGACGGCTGAAAACCTGCAACTGGCCGTGCGCAACGACGAGGAGCTCAACAAGCTGCTGGGAGGGGTGACCATCGCTCAGGGCGGGGTGCTGCCTAATATCCAGGCCGTACTGCTGCCCAAGAAATCCGCTGCTGCTGGATCTACTAAAAAGTGA